A genomic region of Methyloceanibacter stevinii contains the following coding sequences:
- the accB gene encoding acetyl-CoA carboxylase biotin carboxyl carrier protein — protein sequence MTKDGGSLDTDLIRELATLLDETSLTEIEIEIDGRRFRVARNVNVTAAAVAAAPAPAAVEHAEPKRRAPSEDAGAHPGSVSSPMVGTAYRSPEPGAAPFIEIGSSVKSGQTLLIIEAMKTMNHIPSPQSGKVTAILVEDGQPVEFGEPLVVIE from the coding sequence ATGACAAAAGACGGGGGAAGCCTCGATACGGACCTCATCAGGGAGCTCGCAACGCTTCTGGATGAAACCAGCCTTACGGAAATCGAGATCGAAATCGACGGACGCCGCTTCCGCGTCGCGCGCAACGTCAATGTGACGGCAGCGGCCGTGGCTGCTGCGCCTGCACCAGCCGCAGTGGAGCATGCGGAGCCGAAGCGCCGCGCGCCGTCGGAGGACGCGGGTGCCCATCCGGGCTCGGTCTCCTCACCTATGGTGGGAACCGCTTATCGCTCTCCCGAGCCTGGAGCGGCGCCATTCATCGAAATCGGCAGCTCGGTAAAGTCGGGTCAGACGCTTCTCATCATCGAAGCGATGAAGACGATGAACCACATCCCCTCGCCTCAGTCCGGCAAGGTCACGGCAATTCTCGTCGAGGACGGACAGCCGGTCGAGTTCGGCGAACCCCTCGTCGTGATCGAGTAG
- the aroQ gene encoding type II 3-dehydroquinate dehydratase, translating into MAKPIYILNGPNLNLLGTREPEVYGTETLADLEQRCVRKADALGLAVEFRQSNGESELVDWIQEARANGAGLIVNAGAYSHTSIAMLDALLACDVPVVEVHLSNIFKREPFRHQSYISGAAKGVICGFGGLGYELAIEALASAISDA; encoded by the coding sequence ATGGCCAAGCCAATCTACATCCTGAATGGCCCGAACCTGAACCTGCTGGGGACTCGCGAACCCGAGGTCTACGGTACCGAGACCCTGGCGGATTTGGAGCAGCGCTGCGTCCGCAAGGCCGATGCGCTGGGCCTTGCGGTCGAGTTCCGGCAGAGCAACGGCGAGAGCGAACTCGTGGACTGGATTCAGGAGGCGCGCGCCAATGGGGCTGGCCTCATCGTCAACGCGGGTGCTTATTCCCACACCTCGATAGCCATGCTCGATGCATTGCTTGCCTGCGACGTGCCGGTCGTCGAGGTTCACCTATCGAATATCTTCAAGCGCGAACCATTCCGCCACCAATCCTATATTTCCGGGGCCGCGAAGGGGGTAATCTGCGGTTTCGGTGGCCTTGGCTACGAACTCGCGATCGAGGCTTTGGCCTCCGCGATTTCCGATGCCTGA
- a CDS encoding DsbA family protein: MTFKTGLATALVAAVVAAIVSAATVLIVWRDSAATASLAGGISDKKAIEDVVQEYLTKNPEILVAMTTELDRRQQEEQDQQQNKAISENADALFRSDKSFTAGDPDGDVTVVEFFDYNCGYCRRAMPDVMKLTDNDDKVRVVFKELPIFGGDSEDAAKGALAAKMQGKYLEMHQKLFSEPGKANKEKVLRIANELGLDVPQLEKDMEGQEVADGLAEAYALAQSLGLQGTPLYLIGDRTIPGAPDDLYDQLVENVEVIRKEGCKTSC; encoded by the coding sequence ATGACCTTTAAGACTGGCCTGGCCACCGCCCTCGTCGCAGCGGTCGTCGCCGCTATTGTGAGCGCCGCCACCGTCCTTATCGTTTGGCGCGACAGCGCCGCGACCGCCAGTCTCGCGGGTGGCATCTCCGACAAGAAGGCCATCGAAGACGTCGTCCAAGAGTATCTCACGAAGAATCCCGAGATCCTCGTCGCCATGACGACCGAACTCGACCGGCGCCAGCAGGAAGAGCAGGATCAGCAGCAGAACAAGGCCATCAGCGAGAACGCCGACGCTCTGTTCCGCTCGGACAAGTCCTTCACGGCCGGCGACCCCGATGGAGACGTCACCGTGGTCGAGTTCTTCGACTACAATTGCGGCTATTGCCGCCGTGCGATGCCGGACGTGATGAAGCTGACGGACAATGACGACAAGGTCCGCGTCGTCTTCAAGGAACTCCCCATCTTCGGCGGGGACTCCGAAGATGCAGCCAAGGGAGCCCTCGCCGCCAAGATGCAGGGCAAATATCTCGAGATGCACCAGAAGCTCTTCAGCGAGCCGGGCAAGGCCAACAAGGAGAAGGTCCTGCGGATCGCCAACGAACTCGGGCTCGACGTGCCTCAGCTCGAGAAGGACATGGAGGGCCAGGAGGTCGCGGATGGCCTCGCCGAAGCCTATGCGCTGGCGCAGAGTCTCGGACTCCAGGGCACCCCGCTCTACCTGATCGGAGACCGCACTATTCCGGGCGCGCCGGACGATCTGTATGACCAGTTGGTCGAGAACGTCGAGGTCATCCGGAAAGAGGGCTGTAAGACCAGCTGCTGA
- a CDS encoding tetratricopeptide repeat protein, which produces MPYLNELIEAQPRWPYFYETKGQFLFESGRGREAIEPLRKAVELAPHEALIQIMLAQAMLSTEDKRYLDEVIRNLKKALVQEPQSAMGYRQLAMAYGRKGDQAQASGARQNFLARASLASAEAYFYEGRLREAQMMAKRAQDGLPGGTPQWLRAQDILDFKMPERKK; this is translated from the coding sequence ATGCCGTATCTCAATGAGCTGATCGAGGCCCAGCCGCGATGGCCGTATTTCTATGAGACCAAAGGCCAGTTTCTGTTCGAAAGCGGCCGGGGCCGGGAAGCTATCGAGCCTTTGCGGAAGGCCGTGGAGCTCGCCCCCCACGAGGCGCTGATCCAGATCATGCTGGCGCAAGCCATGCTCAGCACCGAAGACAAGCGCTATCTCGACGAGGTCATCCGCAACCTGAAGAAAGCCTTGGTGCAGGAACCGCAATCGGCTATGGGCTACCGTCAACTTGCGATGGCGTACGGCCGCAAGGGCGATCAAGCTCAGGCTTCCGGCGCGCGGCAGAATTTCCTGGCCCGTGCCTCGCTTGCGTCCGCGGAGGCCTATTTCTATGAAGGACGCCTGCGCGAGGCCCAGATGATGGCCAAGAGGGCACAAGACGGTTTACCGGGCGGCACGCCGCAATGGCTGCGCGCCCAAGACATTCTCGATTTCAAAATGCCCGAACGCAAAAAATGA
- a CDS encoding M48 family metalloprotease, with protein MFMHAGTLMISDTPNQVIGVIAHETGHITGGHLARLRSQVSQMKSTAMALQILGLAAAIGGSLAGVPSAGQLGMGAMAGGTDAAMRSFLAYRQTEESSADQAAMTFLNATRQSGRGMIETFDVLADKMRGIQGINPYLMTHPLPQTRISQLRTLVEQSPYYDVKDPPELQYRHDLMRAKLSGFLEKPEASLNRYKGDDTLAATYARAIATYRKSGVTPPCRISMS; from the coding sequence ATGTTCATGCATGCCGGAACGCTCATGATTTCGGATACGCCGAACCAGGTGATCGGCGTCATCGCGCACGAGACCGGCCATATCACCGGCGGTCACTTGGCGCGATTGCGCTCGCAGGTTTCGCAAATGAAATCGACGGCCATGGCGCTGCAGATTCTGGGCTTGGCCGCGGCGATCGGCGGAAGTCTCGCCGGCGTTCCGTCTGCGGGCCAGCTCGGCATGGGTGCGATGGCCGGCGGCACCGATGCGGCGATGCGCAGCTTCCTGGCATACCGCCAGACCGAAGAATCCTCCGCCGACCAAGCCGCCATGACGTTTCTGAACGCGACGCGCCAATCGGGACGCGGCATGATCGAGACCTTCGACGTGCTGGCAGACAAGATGCGGGGCATTCAGGGGATCAATCCTTACCTGATGACCCACCCACTCCCGCAGACGCGTATCTCGCAACTTCGGACCCTGGTGGAACAGAGCCCCTATTACGACGTCAAAGATCCGCCGGAGCTTCAGTACCGGCACGACCTCATGCGCGCCAAACTGTCCGGCTTCCTGGAGAAGCCCGAAGCGTCCCTGAACCGCTACAAGGGCGACGATACCCTGGCGGCCACCTATGCCCGCGCGATCGCGACCTATCGGAAGTCGGGCGTGACGCCGCCATGCCGTATCTCAATGAGCTGA
- a CDS encoding pyridoxal phosphate-dependent aminotransferase codes for MDVMREANRREVAGEDIIHMEVGQPATPAPRAARERVVQAMAEHNLGYTLSLGLPELRERIAAYLEARYGVDVGPERIVVTAGSSAGFVLAFLAVLDHGDSFGLPSPGYPCYRQILKALGFRPHLIETSGAGRWMPTVADVEALGASGAAGLLLASPNNPTGTMTRGARLKELAKTCARQGLWLISDEIYHGLEYEAAAETALAYSDSAIVVNSFSKYFSMTGWRVGWLVVPEALTRTIERLAQNLYIAPPTVSQVAALGAFDGIDELEEIKSRYARNRSLLLNELPPAGLSNVLPADGAFYLYADVRDLTDDSAAFAQAMLREIGVATTPGMDFDPERGRSYLRLSYAGAEREMREAARRIAAWLKTR; via the coding sequence ATGGACGTGATGCGCGAGGCGAACCGGCGCGAGGTGGCCGGCGAAGACATCATCCACATGGAGGTGGGACAGCCCGCGACGCCGGCGCCCCGCGCGGCCCGCGAACGCGTCGTGCAAGCCATGGCGGAGCACAATCTCGGCTATACGCTGTCGCTCGGACTTCCGGAGCTGCGGGAGCGGATCGCGGCCTATCTCGAGGCGCGTTACGGCGTCGACGTGGGGCCGGAGCGCATCGTCGTCACGGCTGGTTCGTCCGCCGGCTTCGTGCTGGCCTTTCTCGCCGTGCTCGACCATGGCGACAGCTTCGGTTTGCCGTCGCCGGGCTATCCCTGCTACCGCCAAATTCTGAAAGCGCTCGGGTTTCGTCCGCATCTGATCGAAACGTCCGGCGCCGGACGCTGGATGCCGACGGTGGCTGATGTCGAGGCGCTGGGGGCTTCGGGCGCAGCGGGCTTGCTGCTTGCGAGCCCCAACAACCCCACCGGCACCATGACGCGGGGCGCGCGCCTGAAGGAGCTGGCCAAGACCTGTGCGCGGCAGGGCCTCTGGCTGATTTCCGACGAGATCTATCACGGCCTCGAATATGAGGCGGCTGCGGAGACGGCGCTTGCCTATTCGGACTCCGCCATCGTGGTGAACAGCTTCTCGAAGTATTTCAGCATGACCGGCTGGCGCGTGGGCTGGCTCGTCGTACCCGAAGCCTTGACGCGGACCATCGAGCGGCTGGCGCAGAACCTCTATATCGCGCCGCCCACGGTGTCTCAGGTCGCAGCGCTTGGCGCCTTCGACGGCATCGACGAACTCGAAGAGATCAAGAGCCGCTATGCGCGGAACCGTTCGCTCCTGCTGAACGAACTGCCGCCTGCCGGGCTCTCGAACGTTCTGCCTGCAGACGGCGCGTTCTACCTCTACGCCGATGTCCGAGATTTGACCGATGACAGTGCGGCGTTCGCGCAAGCCATGTTGCGAGAGATCGGCGTCGCCACGACGCCGGGGATGGATTTCGATCCCGAGCGAGGACGGTCTTATCTCCGGCTGAGCTATGCGGGGGCGGAGCGCGAGATGCGCGAAGCCGCACGGCGCATCGCCGCGTGGCTGAAGACGCGCTGA